From Pandoraea norimbergensis, the proteins below share one genomic window:
- a CDS encoding branched-chain amino acid ABC transporter permease has translation MSLTLFIMQCLNGLQLGVLLFLMAAGLTLVFGIMNFVNLAHGSLYMMGAFIAATVYNHTGSFALAAIAIIPAMLIIGLIVEFVALKTLYDRDHLDQVLATFGLILFFNELARMIWGPSPYYMEVPEWLGGTVDLFGLQYPAYRFLIILVGLAVALGCYLLIHRTRIGMLIRAGATHRQMVGALGVNIVLLNSLLFGLGAILAGIAGLMAGPILSVQPGMGEPILILTMVVIVIGGIGSVRGAFLAALIVGVVDTVGRTALPTLLRSLMERSTADTAGPALASMLIYLVMAAVLAVRPQGLFPVKHG, from the coding sequence ATGAGCCTCACCCTCTTCATCATGCAGTGCCTGAACGGGCTGCAACTCGGGGTGCTGCTGTTCCTGATGGCGGCCGGGCTCACGCTGGTGTTCGGCATCATGAACTTCGTGAACCTCGCGCATGGCTCGCTGTACATGATGGGCGCGTTCATCGCGGCCACCGTCTACAACCATACGGGGTCGTTCGCGCTGGCCGCCATTGCGATCATTCCGGCGATGCTGATCATCGGCCTGATCGTCGAATTCGTGGCGCTCAAGACGCTGTATGACCGCGATCACCTCGACCAGGTGCTCGCCACGTTCGGCCTGATCCTGTTCTTCAACGAACTGGCACGCATGATCTGGGGCCCGTCGCCCTATTACATGGAAGTGCCCGAGTGGCTGGGCGGCACCGTCGATCTGTTCGGCCTGCAATACCCGGCGTATCGCTTCCTCATCATTCTGGTGGGGCTGGCCGTCGCACTCGGCTGCTATCTGCTGATTCACCGCACGCGCATCGGCATGCTGATACGTGCCGGGGCGACGCATCGTCAGATGGTCGGTGCGCTTGGCGTGAATATCGTGCTGCTCAACTCGCTGCTGTTCGGGCTGGGGGCGATTCTCGCGGGCATCGCCGGTCTGATGGCGGGCCCGATTCTCTCGGTGCAACCGGGCATGGGCGAGCCGATTCTGATTCTCACGATGGTGGTGATCGTGATCGGCGGCATCGGCTCGGTGCGCGGCGCGTTTCTCGCGGCGCTCATCGTCGGGGTGGTCGATACGGTCGGCCGCACGGCATTGCCCACGCTGCTTCGCAGTCTGATGGAGCGCAGCACGGCCGACACCGCCGGCCCCGCGCTCGCTTCGATGCTCATCTACCTTGTCATGGCCGCGGTACTCGCGGTTCGTCCGCAAGGCCTGTTCCCGGTCAAACACGGTTGA
- a CDS encoding amidohydrolase family protein, which translates to MKKIDMHAHFFPRITQEEAARLDAATAPWLRIDENGETGNIMLADKAFRPVYRALWDPALRIEELDRHGIDLQVVCATPIMFGYRYDGHAVMDWVQRMNDLALEHCAYAPTRLKAMAQVPLQDLDLACAEASRAKATGHVGVQIGNHLGPKDLDDEHLVAFLRHCGNEHIPVLVHPWDMMTDGRMKKWMMPWLVAMPAETQLSILSLILSGAFERLPRSLKLCFAHGGGGFPYLLGRAENAWHCRDIVRADSPHPPSHYLDRFYVDSAVFDPRALRLLVDTMGVERVMLGSDHPFPLGEQEIGKLVADQPGLDAHARERILAGNAREFFGL; encoded by the coding sequence ATGAAGAAAATCGACATGCACGCCCACTTCTTCCCGCGTATCACGCAGGAAGAAGCGGCCCGACTGGACGCCGCCACCGCGCCGTGGCTGCGCATTGACGAGAACGGCGAGACCGGCAACATCATGCTCGCCGACAAAGCCTTCCGCCCGGTCTATCGCGCGCTGTGGGACCCCGCGCTGCGCATCGAAGAACTCGACCGCCACGGGATCGACCTGCAAGTGGTCTGCGCGACGCCGATCATGTTCGGCTATCGCTACGACGGCCATGCCGTGATGGACTGGGTGCAGCGCATGAACGATCTCGCGCTGGAGCACTGCGCCTATGCGCCCACGCGCCTGAAGGCGATGGCGCAAGTGCCCTTGCAGGACCTCGATCTGGCTTGCGCCGAAGCCTCGCGCGCCAAGGCCACCGGCCACGTCGGCGTGCAGATTGGCAATCACCTCGGACCGAAAGACCTCGACGACGAACATCTGGTCGCGTTTTTGCGGCACTGCGGCAACGAGCACATCCCCGTGCTGGTGCACCCGTGGGACATGATGACCGATGGCCGCATGAAGAAATGGATGATGCCTTGGCTCGTGGCCATGCCCGCCGAGACGCAGCTCTCCATCCTGTCGCTGATTCTCTCGGGAGCGTTCGAGCGCCTGCCGCGCTCGCTCAAGCTGTGCTTCGCTCACGGCGGCGGCGGCTTCCCTTACCTGCTGGGCCGCGCCGAGAACGCGTGGCATTGCCGCGACATCGTGCGCGCCGACAGCCCGCATCCGCCGTCTCATTATCTGGACCGCTTTTACGTAGACAGCGCCGTGTTCGATCCGCGCGCCCTGCGCCTGCTGGTCGACACGATGGGCGTGGAGCGCGTCATGCTCGGCTCGGACCACCCGTTCCCGCTCGGCGAACAGGAGATCGGCAAGCTGGTGGCCGATCAGCCGGGGCTGGACGCTCACGCCCGCGAACGCATTCTGGCCGGCAACGCCCGGGAGTTCTTCGGGCTGTAA
- a CDS encoding branched-chain amino acid ABC transporter permease, protein MKLNLRTAVPLLLLAFLALVPIYATAVQQPFYLTLFGRIVVFAIAAVSLDLILGYGGMVSFGHALYLGLGAYVVGILSFHGIDNGFVHLGVTLLVCALVGALTGLLSLRTTGIAFIMITLAFAQMFYFLAVGLKQYGGDDGLPVAAASRFGNVSLDNPTVLYYVAFAVLCLCVWAGRRLVDARFGMVIRGSRQNDRRMRALGYPTLRYKLVAYIISAMVCGVAGMLYANLTHFVSPAYMAWTASGELIVMVVLGGLGSFFGPVLGSTAMLLIEEGLKGLTEHWMIIFGPLIVISVLVSRRGLYGLLGDLQVRLARRARAVEGKA, encoded by the coding sequence ATGAAACTGAATCTTCGCACCGCCGTGCCGCTGCTGTTGCTGGCCTTTCTGGCGCTGGTGCCCATTTACGCGACGGCCGTGCAACAGCCGTTCTATCTCACCCTCTTCGGCCGCATCGTGGTGTTCGCCATCGCCGCCGTCTCGCTCGATCTGATTCTTGGCTACGGCGGCATGGTCAGCTTCGGTCATGCGCTCTATCTGGGGCTCGGCGCTTATGTGGTCGGCATCCTGAGCTTTCACGGCATCGATAACGGCTTCGTGCATCTGGGCGTGACGCTGCTGGTGTGCGCCCTCGTCGGCGCCCTCACCGGCCTGCTCTCGCTGCGCACGACCGGCATCGCATTCATCATGATTACGCTCGCCTTCGCGCAAATGTTCTACTTTCTGGCCGTGGGCCTGAAGCAGTACGGCGGCGACGATGGACTGCCGGTCGCCGCGGCCAGCCGCTTCGGCAATGTGTCGCTCGATAACCCGACGGTGCTGTACTACGTAGCCTTCGCCGTGCTTTGTCTGTGCGTGTGGGCGGGCCGCCGGTTGGTCGACGCGCGCTTCGGCATGGTTATTCGCGGCAGCCGCCAGAACGACCGCCGCATGCGTGCGCTGGGCTACCCGACGTTGCGCTACAAGCTCGTGGCTTACATCATCAGCGCGATGGTGTGCGGCGTGGCCGGCATGCTCTACGCCAACCTCACCCACTTCGTCTCGCCCGCCTACATGGCGTGGACGGCGTCGGGCGAACTGATCGTGATGGTCGTGCTGGGCGGGCTTGGGTCGTTCTTCGGCCCGGTGCTCGGCAGCACCGCCATGCTACTCATCGAAGAAGGCCTGAAGGGACTGACCGAGCACTGGATGATCATCTTCGGCCCGCTGATCGTGATCTCGGTGCTGGTCTCGCGACGCGGCCTGTACGGCCTGCTCGGTGACCTGCAAGTGCGCCTCGCGCGCCGCGCACGCGCAGTGGAGGGCAAAGCATGA
- a CDS encoding 3-hydroxyanthranilate 3,4-dioxygenase codes for MLTYGKPFNFQHWIDEHAHLLKPPVGNQQVWQDSDFIVTVVGGPNHRTDYHDDPLEEFFYQFKGNAWLKLWIDGREARVDLKEGDIFLLPPHVRHSPQRPEADSLCLVIERQRPAGLLDGFEWYCLKCGTQVHRVEVQLKSIVTDLPPLFDAFYGSETLRRCPSCGEIHPGRAASAPAAA; via the coding sequence ATGTTGACGTACGGCAAACCCTTCAATTTCCAGCACTGGATCGACGAGCATGCCCATCTGCTCAAGCCGCCGGTCGGCAACCAGCAAGTCTGGCAGGACAGCGACTTCATCGTGACCGTGGTCGGCGGCCCCAACCACCGCACCGACTATCACGACGATCCGCTCGAAGAATTCTTTTATCAGTTCAAGGGCAACGCGTGGCTCAAGCTCTGGATCGATGGCCGTGAAGCGCGTGTCGATCTCAAGGAAGGCGACATCTTCCTGCTGCCGCCGCACGTGCGCCACTCGCCGCAACGCCCCGAGGCCGACAGCCTGTGTCTGGTCATCGAGCGCCAGCGTCCGGCGGGCCTGCTCGACGGCTTCGAGTGGTATTGCCTGAAGTGCGGCACGCAGGTGCATCGCGTCGAGGTGCAACTGAAGAGCATCGTGACCGACCTGCCGCCGCTGTTCGACGCGTTCTACGGCAGCGAGACATTGCGCCGTTGCCCGAGCTGCGGCGAGATCCACCCGGGGCGCGCTGCATCAGCCCCGGCGGCGGCCTGA
- a CDS encoding LysR substrate-binding domain-containing protein, with amino-acid sequence MRSLPWTALNLGRKLKFHQLQVFDRVLETGSLVRAANETGLTQPAVSKIVHELEACFEGPLFVRSNRGMQPTELGELLGHRVKSLMAELRYLTDEVNAFSAGTSGHVIVGTLISASADLLPRTIAMLKSRAPGVLVTVREATTAQLFPALASGDLDIVVGRLPERALPVANAFALTHEILFNESLCVVGGIRHWADSAARVPLAQLREGSWILPVPESPSRLAAERLFHDAGLLLPEDVVESLSILTNIGLMLESPRVALMPRAAAKPFVDSGLLRVLADTVSGSFGDVGYSLRSDKQPSPACERFVVCLREACGLKP; translated from the coding sequence ATGCGTTCATTGCCCTGGACTGCCCTCAACCTCGGGCGAAAGCTCAAGTTCCATCAACTTCAGGTATTCGATCGTGTGCTCGAGACGGGCTCGCTGGTGCGTGCCGCCAACGAGACGGGCCTTACGCAACCTGCGGTGAGCAAGATCGTGCATGAGCTGGAGGCCTGCTTCGAAGGGCCCTTGTTCGTGCGTAGCAACCGGGGCATGCAGCCGACGGAGCTGGGCGAATTGCTCGGGCATCGCGTCAAGTCGCTGATGGCCGAGTTGCGCTACCTGACCGATGAAGTCAACGCGTTCAGCGCGGGCACCAGCGGGCATGTGATTGTCGGCACGCTGATTTCGGCGTCGGCCGACCTGCTGCCACGCACGATCGCCATGCTCAAGTCGCGGGCGCCCGGCGTGCTGGTGACGGTGCGCGAGGCGACCACGGCGCAACTGTTCCCGGCGTTGGCCAGCGGCGATCTCGACATCGTCGTCGGCCGATTGCCCGAGCGGGCGCTGCCGGTCGCCAACGCCTTCGCCCTGACACACGAAATTCTCTTCAACGAATCGCTCTGCGTGGTCGGTGGCATTCGTCACTGGGCTGACTCGGCGGCGCGGGTGCCGCTGGCGCAATTGCGCGAAGGGTCATGGATTCTGCCAGTGCCCGAGTCGCCGTCGCGGCTGGCCGCCGAGCGCCTCTTTCACGATGCTGGGCTGTTGCTGCCCGAGGACGTCGTCGAGTCGCTGTCGATCCTGACCAATATCGGTTTGATGCTCGAATCGCCACGCGTGGCGCTCATGCCGCGTGCGGCGGCTAAACCGTTTGTCGACTCTGGCCTGCTGCGGGTATTGGCCGATACGGTATCGGGCAGCTTTGGCGACGTGGGTTATTCGCTGCGCTCGGACAAACAGCCGAGCCCGGCGTGCGAGCGCTTTGTGGTGTGTCTGCGCGAGGCGTGCGGCTTGAAGCCCTGA
- a CDS encoding 2-hydroxymuconic semialdehyde dehydrogenase yields the protein MSLATPPLLRHYVDGAFIATDRQFDNVSPVDGRLIAKVCEADAAIVDRAVVAARRALHEGPWGKTTPAERAAVLHRIADGIQARFDDFVAAEVADTGRPVEQARTLDIARGIANFRMFADLIKTAGTEMYEMRAADGGDVMNYVTRKPLGVIGIISPWNLPLLLFTWKVAPALAMGNCVVTKPSEETPSSATLLAEVMDAAGVPPGVFNLVHGFGPNSAGEFLTKHPDVSAITFTGESRTGSAIMKAVADGVKEISFELGGKNAAVVFADADFDAAVDGVVRSSFTNAGQVCLCSERVYVERPIYERFVAALAERAAALRIDAPDAQGVQMGPLVSRKHREKVLSYYKLAVEEGATVVTGGGVPVFGDARDEGAFVQPTVWTGLPDTARCVREEIFGPVCHVAPFDSEDEVIRRVNDSDYGLAGCVWTTNLSRAHRVARQFQTGLVWVNTWFLRDLRTPFGGVKLSGLGREGGRHSLDFYSEITNICIKL from the coding sequence GTGAGCCTTGCGACCCCGCCGCTGCTGCGGCACTACGTGGATGGTGCGTTCATCGCCACCGATCGTCAGTTCGATAACGTGAGCCCTGTCGACGGCCGGCTCATCGCGAAGGTTTGCGAAGCCGATGCCGCCATCGTCGACCGCGCTGTCGTCGCCGCCCGCCGCGCCCTGCACGAAGGCCCGTGGGGCAAGACCACCCCGGCCGAGCGCGCCGCGGTGCTGCATCGCATCGCCGACGGTATTCAGGCACGCTTCGACGATTTCGTCGCCGCTGAAGTCGCCGACACCGGCCGTCCGGTCGAACAGGCCCGCACGCTCGACATCGCGCGCGGCATCGCTAACTTCCGCATGTTCGCCGATCTGATCAAGACGGCGGGCACCGAGATGTACGAGATGCGCGCGGCCGATGGCGGCGACGTGATGAACTACGTCACCCGCAAGCCGCTCGGCGTCATCGGCATCATCTCGCCGTGGAACCTGCCGCTGCTGCTCTTCACGTGGAAAGTGGCACCGGCGCTCGCCATGGGCAATTGCGTGGTGACCAAGCCGTCGGAAGAAACCCCGTCGTCGGCCACGCTGCTCGCCGAAGTTATGGACGCCGCGGGCGTGCCGCCCGGCGTGTTCAACCTCGTGCACGGCTTCGGTCCCAACTCGGCGGGCGAATTCCTCACCAAGCACCCCGATGTCTCTGCGATCACGTTCACCGGTGAGTCGCGCACGGGCAGCGCCATCATGAAAGCCGTGGCCGATGGCGTGAAGGAAATCTCGTTCGAACTCGGTGGCAAGAACGCCGCCGTCGTGTTCGCCGATGCCGACTTCGACGCCGCCGTCGACGGCGTGGTCCGTTCGTCGTTCACCAACGCCGGCCAAGTCTGTCTGTGCTCCGAGCGCGTGTATGTCGAGCGTCCGATCTACGAACGCTTTGTCGCGGCGCTGGCCGAGCGCGCCGCTGCCCTGCGCATCGACGCCCCGGACGCGCAAGGCGTGCAGATGGGCCCGCTCGTCTCGCGCAAGCATCGTGAAAAAGTGCTGTCCTATTACAAGCTGGCCGTCGAAGAAGGCGCGACTGTCGTCACCGGTGGCGGTGTCCCCGTGTTTGGAGATGCCCGCGACGAAGGTGCGTTCGTACAGCCGACCGTCTGGACCGGCCTGCCCGATACGGCGCGCTGCGTGCGCGAAGAAATCTTTGGCCCGGTGTGCCACGTCGCGCCGTTCGACAGCGAAGACGAAGTCATCCGCCGCGTGAACGACAGCGACTACGGTCTGGCCGGCTGCGTGTGGACGACAAACCTGTCGCGCGCGCACCGTGTGGCGCGTCAGTTCCAGACCGGTCTCGTGTGGGTGAATACGTGGTTCCTGCGCGACCTGCGCACGCCGTTCGGCGGCGTGAAGCTGTCGGGGCTCGGGCGCGAAGGCGGGCGTCACTCGCTCGACTTCTATTCCGAAATCACCAACATCTGCATCAAACTCTGA
- a CDS encoding ABC transporter ATP-binding protein has protein sequence MSTLLSLAGVESYYGASQALFGMQLDIERGAFVTLLGRNGMGKSTTVKSITGLMRPARGEIVFDGQPIHASPSHRIARAGMGLVPEGRQIFPTLTVRENLVATAGNRHGASSPWTLARIYDLFPRLREREKNLGSNLSGGEQQMLAIGRALMTNPKLLILDEATEGLAPLIRGEIWQCLKQLKGSGLSILCIDKNLAPMLELGDRHYIVDKGRVAWQGDSAGLRRDMAQLQTYLGV, from the coding sequence ATGAGCACTCTGTTGTCTTTGGCCGGCGTCGAGTCGTATTACGGAGCGAGTCAGGCACTGTTCGGCATGCAGCTCGATATCGAGCGCGGCGCGTTCGTCACGCTGCTCGGGCGCAACGGCATGGGCAAGTCGACCACGGTGAAGTCGATCACCGGTCTCATGCGCCCTGCGCGCGGCGAGATCGTCTTCGACGGTCAGCCGATTCACGCCAGCCCGTCGCATCGCATTGCCCGCGCCGGCATGGGGCTGGTGCCCGAAGGCCGCCAGATCTTCCCCACACTGACCGTGCGCGAGAACCTCGTAGCGACGGCAGGCAATCGCCACGGTGCCAGTTCGCCGTGGACGCTCGCACGCATCTACGACCTGTTCCCTCGCCTGCGCGAGCGTGAGAAAAATCTCGGCAGCAATCTCTCGGGTGGTGAGCAGCAGATGCTCGCGATTGGGCGCGCGCTGATGACGAATCCGAAATTGCTCATTCTCGACGAAGCGACGGAAGGCCTCGCGCCGCTCATTCGCGGTGAAATCTGGCAATGCCTCAAGCAACTCAAAGGCAGCGGTTTGTCGATTCTTTGTATCGACAAGAATCTGGCGCCGATGCTCGAGCTGGGCGATCGTCACTACATCGTCGACAAGGGCCGTGTGGCGTGGCAGGGAGACTCCGCCGGGCTGCGTCGCGACATGGCGCAGTTGCAGACCTATCTCGGCGTGTGA
- a CDS encoding helix-turn-helix domain-containing protein, with protein MAYSNTPSNPFRWLLTQDTGAPPPTEPTHVKSGLPADLPLNIKELPRTPLPKLEVFPEELLALRKHLGMSRNVFAHYLRTNPRTLENWEQGRARPNAQAVCLIRLVQQNPGLVSALAGL; from the coding sequence ATGGCTTACTCGAATACGCCTTCCAATCCGTTCCGCTGGCTGCTCACGCAGGACACCGGGGCGCCACCGCCCACCGAGCCGACGCACGTCAAGAGCGGACTCCCTGCGGACTTGCCGCTCAACATCAAGGAATTACCGCGTACCCCGCTACCCAAACTGGAAGTGTTTCCCGAAGAACTGCTCGCCTTGCGCAAGCATCTGGGCATGTCACGCAATGTCTTTGCGCATTACCTGCGGACGAATCCGCGCACGCTGGAAAACTGGGAACAAGGCCGCGCACGGCCGAATGCTCAGGCGGTGTGCCTGATCCGGCTCGTGCAACAGAATCCGGGGCTCGTCTCGGCGCTCGCCGGACTCTGA
- a CDS encoding alpha/beta hydrolase, whose protein sequence is MKRYRNFDEAELDVEYNARATTPNVLDILKQYAADSAHARATVPCVLDVAYGDHPDETLDIFPAPTPGAPVFFFVHGGYWRALNKSDSSNMAPAFTQAGATVVAINYTLAPGASLDTIVDQTRRALAWVHRHIGAHHGDPKRIHVCGSSAGGHLAGMLLAQGWHAKYGVPEDVIAGAAPLSGLFDLTPIPFTHINEWMKLSADDATRNSPQFHLPAHGCPIVVSYGETETAEFKRQSVDYLAAWRERGFTGEYVPMPGTNHFDIVLTLNDPASPLTQAIFRQMGLLAGTATATNHREAK, encoded by the coding sequence ATGAAGCGCTACCGCAATTTCGACGAGGCCGAGCTGGACGTTGAGTACAACGCCCGCGCCACCACGCCCAACGTCCTCGACATCCTGAAGCAATACGCCGCCGATAGCGCGCACGCCCGCGCCACGGTTCCCTGCGTACTCGACGTCGCCTACGGCGATCATCCCGACGAGACGCTCGACATCTTTCCCGCCCCCACGCCCGGTGCGCCCGTGTTCTTCTTCGTGCACGGCGGCTACTGGCGCGCCCTGAACAAGAGCGACTCCAGCAACATGGCGCCCGCGTTCACGCAGGCCGGGGCCACTGTCGTTGCGATCAACTACACGCTGGCCCCCGGCGCGTCGCTCGACACGATCGTCGATCAGACCCGCCGCGCGCTCGCGTGGGTGCATCGTCACATCGGGGCGCATCATGGCGACCCGAAACGCATTCACGTGTGCGGCAGCTCCGCAGGCGGGCATCTCGCGGGCATGTTGCTCGCGCAGGGCTGGCATGCGAAATATGGCGTGCCGGAAGACGTGATTGCCGGTGCCGCACCGCTCTCTGGCCTGTTCGATCTCACGCCGATTCCGTTCACGCACATCAACGAATGGATGAAGCTCAGCGCGGACGATGCCACCCGCAACAGCCCGCAGTTTCATTTGCCCGCCCACGGCTGCCCGATCGTCGTGTCCTACGGCGAAACCGAGACGGCCGAGTTCAAGCGCCAGAGCGTGGATTACCTTGCGGCATGGCGTGAGCGCGGCTTTACCGGCGAATACGTGCCGATGCCCGGCACCAATCACTTCGATATCGTGCTGACGCTGAACGACCCTGCCAGCCCGCTCACGCAGGCCATCTTCCGTCAGATGGGGTTGCTCGCCGGCACGGCCACCGCCACGAACCACAGGGAAGCCAAATGA
- a CDS encoding ABC transporter ATP-binding protein: MSLLKVDQLVKRYGGLTATDHFCLDVAPGELHAIIGPNGAGKSTLIGQLAGELRSDEGSIHFDGRDITGMPIEQRARAGLARSYQITSVFREFTALENVLVAVQAMQGHSFGFWRPAIRQASLVDPAREILARTGLAARMNVPASALAHGEHRQLELAMALAGQPRLLLLDEPMAGMSQAESEQMTHLLAELKGDYGIVLVEHDMDAVFALADRITVLVYGRAIACGDADTIRNDAGVREAYLGDETRNEMLGATA, encoded by the coding sequence ATGAGCCTGCTCAAAGTCGACCAACTGGTCAAACGCTACGGCGGGCTCACCGCCACCGATCACTTCTGTCTGGACGTTGCCCCGGGCGAGCTGCACGCCATCATCGGGCCGAACGGCGCCGGCAAGAGCACGCTCATCGGCCAGTTGGCCGGGGAGTTGCGCTCCGACGAAGGGTCGATCCATTTCGACGGACGCGACATCACCGGCATGCCGATCGAGCAACGTGCGCGTGCCGGTCTCGCCCGCTCGTATCAGATCACCTCGGTGTTTCGCGAATTCACCGCGCTCGAGAATGTGCTGGTGGCCGTGCAAGCGATGCAAGGTCACAGCTTCGGGTTCTGGCGTCCGGCTATTCGTCAGGCGTCGCTCGTCGATCCCGCACGGGAGATTCTGGCGCGCACCGGACTGGCAGCACGCATGAACGTTCCCGCGTCCGCCCTCGCCCACGGCGAGCATCGGCAGTTGGAACTCGCCATGGCGCTGGCCGGGCAACCCCGGCTGCTGTTGCTGGACGAACCAATGGCGGGGATGTCGCAGGCCGAATCGGAGCAGATGACGCATCTGCTCGCCGAACTCAAAGGCGACTACGGCATCGTGCTCGTCGAACACGATATGGACGCCGTCTTCGCGCTGGCCGACCGCATCACGGTGCTGGTCTACGGCCGCGCGATTGCCTGCGGCGACGCCGACACGATCCGCAACGATGCGGGCGTGCGTGAAGCCTACCTCGGGGACGAAACCCGCAACGAAATGCTGGGAGCGACGGCATGA
- a CDS encoding ABC transporter substrate-binding protein — MTGTKTTQRKTIAVLGAIAAAAALLTAGGAHAEVKIGFIGTLSGPGGALGQDQYDAFMLAVEQKGGKLGGVPVQVIKEDDQLKPDVGVQAAQKLVERDKVSIITGVTFSNVMMAIHKNVTNAGVVMVGSNAGPTPIAGAQCSPNFFSTSWDNDELHEAGGQLSSDLGYKKMYVMAPNYQAGRDAVNGFKRDYKGQIVDEVYTQVNQPDYSAEIAQLQAAKPDAVYVFYPGGMGVNFVKQYRQAGLLGKIPLISVSTIDGSTLPALKELAVGAITSAPYSPDLDNAQNKQFVTAFQKKYNRVPSMYAAQSYDAANLIDSALTKTKGSVADREALRAALKQADFSSVRGPFKFASNQFPIAQFYRVDVVKDSAGAAFATKGQIKIQTRADLATQCKIKS, encoded by the coding sequence ATGACGGGAACGAAGACCACGCAACGCAAAACGATCGCAGTCCTGGGCGCTATTGCCGCCGCCGCAGCACTGCTCACCGCCGGCGGTGCGCATGCCGAGGTCAAGATCGGCTTCATCGGTACGCTCTCCGGCCCGGGCGGTGCGCTCGGTCAGGATCAGTACGACGCCTTCATGCTCGCCGTCGAGCAAAAGGGCGGCAAGCTGGGCGGCGTGCCGGTGCAAGTGATCAAAGAAGACGACCAGCTCAAGCCCGACGTGGGCGTGCAGGCTGCACAAAAGCTGGTGGAGCGCGACAAGGTGTCGATCATCACCGGCGTGACGTTCTCGAACGTGATGATGGCCATTCACAAGAACGTGACCAACGCGGGTGTGGTCATGGTCGGCTCAAACGCCGGCCCGACCCCGATTGCGGGCGCCCAATGCTCACCGAACTTCTTCTCGACCTCGTGGGACAACGATGAGTTGCATGAGGCCGGTGGTCAGCTCTCGAGCGATCTGGGCTACAAGAAGATGTACGTCATGGCCCCGAACTATCAGGCCGGACGCGACGCCGTGAACGGCTTCAAGCGCGACTACAAGGGCCAGATCGTCGACGAGGTGTACACGCAGGTCAACCAGCCCGACTACTCGGCAGAAATCGCCCAGTTGCAGGCGGCCAAACCCGATGCTGTCTACGTCTTCTACCCGGGCGGCATGGGCGTGAACTTCGTCAAGCAATACCGTCAGGCCGGACTGCTCGGCAAGATTCCGCTGATCTCCGTGTCGACCATCGACGGCTCGACCCTGCCCGCGCTGAAGGAACTCGCCGTGGGCGCCATTACCAGCGCGCCCTACTCGCCGGACCTCGACAACGCGCAGAACAAGCAGTTCGTCACGGCCTTCCAGAAGAAATACAACCGCGTGCCGTCGATGTACGCCGCGCAGTCGTATGACGCGGCCAACCTGATCGATTCGGCACTCACCAAGACCAAGGGCAGCGTGGCCGATCGCGAAGCACTGCGCGCGGCGCTCAAGCAAGCCGACTTCTCGTCGGTGCGTGGCCCGTTCAAGTTTGCCAGCAACCAGTTTCCGATCGCGCAGTTCTATCGCGTGGATGTGGTCAAGGACAGCGCAGGTGCCGCCTTCGCGACCAAGGGCCAGATCAAAATCCAGACGCGTGCCGACCTGGCCACGCAGTGCAAGATCAAGTCGTAA
- a CDS encoding RidA family protein translates to MSATQSQDTQARVVAGKAKPRGKFPHIKRAGDFLFVSGTSSRRPDNSYAGAQVDALGVTQLDIREQTRAVIENIRDILASEGATLADVVEVGSFLVNMNDFGGYNEVYGEYFDENGPTRTTVAVHQLPHPLLLIEIKCVAYSPRAR, encoded by the coding sequence ATGAGCGCAACGCAATCGCAAGACACCCAAGCCCGCGTCGTCGCGGGCAAGGCCAAGCCGCGCGGCAAATTCCCGCACATCAAGCGCGCGGGCGACTTCCTGTTCGTCTCGGGCACCAGCTCGCGCCGGCCCGACAACAGCTACGCCGGTGCGCAGGTCGATGCGCTGGGCGTGACCCAGCTCGACATTCGCGAACAGACCCGCGCCGTCATCGAGAACATTCGCGACATCCTCGCGAGCGAAGGCGCGACGCTGGCCGATGTGGTGGAAGTGGGCTCGTTTCTCGTGAACATGAACGACTTCGGCGGCTATAACGAGGTGTACGGCGAATACTTCGATGAGAACGGCCCCACGCGCACCACCGTGGCCGTGCACCAGTTGCCGCATCCGCTGCTGCTCATCGAGATCAAGTGCGTGGCGTACTCGCCGCGCGCACGCTGA